The Francisella hispaniensis FSC454 genome includes the window TGCTGAGAAGAAAAATAATAAAAAAGGAGCTAAATAATGCTACAGCCTAAGCGTACAAAGTTTCGTAAACAGCAGAAGTTGCGTAATAGAGGCTTAGCTCACAGAGGTAATAAAGTAAGCTTTGGTGAGTTTGGTCTTCAAGCGACATCTAGAGGTAGAATCACTGCTAGACAAATCGAGGCAGGAAGAAGAGCGATTAGCCGTCACATTAAGCGTGGTGGTAAAATTTGGATTAGAATCTTCCCAGATAAGCCTATAACACAAAAGCCTCTTGAAGTTCGTATGGGTAAAGGTAAAGGTTCAGTTGAATATTGGGTAGCTCAAATTCAACCGGGTCGTGTACTATATGAGATTACTGGTGTTAAAGAAGAGTTGGCTCGTGAGGCTTTTGCTAGAGCAGCTGCTAAAATGCCAGTGCAGACAACTTTTGTTGAAAAGCAGGTGATGTAATGAAAAGAAAAGATACTTTAAAAGATTATAGAGGTAAAAGTATTGACCAATTGCAAGAGGCGAAAATAGAGTTATTGCAACAATTATTTTCTCTTCGTATGCAGAAAGGTACAGGGCAATTAAAAAAGAATCACTTATTTAAAAGTGCAAAAAGAGATATTGCTCGTATAAATACAATAATATCAGAAAAGAATAAATAGGTGCCTTGAAAGATGAGCGATAAAATTAGATTGTTAGAAGGTAAAGTTTCTAGCGTAGCTATGGATAAAACTGTAGTTGTCAGAGCTGAAAGATATGTTAAGCACCCTTTGTATGGTAAGTTCGTTAAGAAAACTACAAAGTACTATGTTCATGATGAGAAAAATGAATGTAAAGAAGGTGATGTTATCAAGTTCAAAGAAACTAGACCATACTCAAAAACTAAAAAGTGGTGTTTAGTCGATATTATCCATAGAGAAAAATAATAAATTTGATTTTATTTTTGTTTATTGGTATATTTATCAGACTGCAAAATTACTCTGCAGTCTTATATAATAATAAATAAGGGTTATTTGTATGATTCAAATGCAAACAGAACTCCAAGTTGCTGATAATAGTGGCGCTAAGAGAGTAGAGTGTATAAAAGTTTTGGGTGGTTCTCATCGCAGATATGCATCTATAGGAGATGTTATCAAAGTAACTGTGAAAGAAGCTTCTCCAAGAGGTAAGGCTAAAAAAGGATCTGTATATAATGCTGTTGTTGTTAGGACAGCTAAAGGTGTACGTAGAAAAGATGGTTCTAAAGTTCGTTTTGATGGCAATGCTGCCGTGCTTCTAAATGCTAACGGACAACCAATTGGGACTCGTATCTTTGGCCCTGTTACTAGGGAGCTTCGTACTGAGAAGTTTATGAAGATCGTATCTTTAGCACCAGAAGTATTATAGTTATTTATTGAGGTGTAGATAATGAATAGATTAAAAAAAGGTGATGATGTAATAGTTATCGCTGGAAAAGATAAAGGACGCAGAGGTGTTGTTAAGTCATTCGCTAAAGGCGGTTCTTTAGTTTTGGTTGAGGGCATAAATGTTGTTAAAAAACATATTAAGCCTAATCCAAATAGAGGTGTTGAAGGTGGGGTTGTTGAAAAAGAGCTTCCTGTCGATGCATCTAACGTTGCTATCTTTAATCCAACTACTGAAAAAGCAGATAGAGTGGGTTATAAGTTTGTTGATGAGAAAAAGGTTCGCTATTTTAAGTCTAATGGCGAG containing:
- the rplX gene encoding 50S ribosomal protein L24, whose amino-acid sequence is MNRLKKGDDVIVIAGKDKGRRGVVKSFAKGGSLVLVEGINVVKKHIKPNPNRGVEGGVVEKELPVDASNVAIFNPTTEKADRVGYKFVDEKKVRYFKSNGELVDL
- the rpsQ gene encoding 30S ribosomal protein S17, which codes for MSDKIRLLEGKVSSVAMDKTVVVRAERYVKHPLYGKFVKKTTKYYVHDEKNECKEGDVIKFKETRPYSKTKKWCLVDIIHREK
- the rplP gene encoding 50S ribosomal protein L16, coding for MLQPKRTKFRKQQKLRNRGLAHRGNKVSFGEFGLQATSRGRITARQIEAGRRAISRHIKRGGKIWIRIFPDKPITQKPLEVRMGKGKGSVEYWVAQIQPGRVLYEITGVKEELAREAFARAAAKMPVQTTFVEKQVM
- the rplN gene encoding 50S ribosomal protein L14, with protein sequence MIQMQTELQVADNSGAKRVECIKVLGGSHRRYASIGDVIKVTVKEASPRGKAKKGSVYNAVVVRTAKGVRRKDGSKVRFDGNAAVLLNANGQPIGTRIFGPVTRELRTEKFMKIVSLAPEVL
- the rpmC gene encoding 50S ribosomal protein L29, whose amino-acid sequence is MKRKDTLKDYRGKSIDQLQEAKIELLQQLFSLRMQKGTGQLKKNHLFKSAKRDIARINTIISEKNK